The proteins below are encoded in one region of Sphingomonas sp.:
- a CDS encoding M28 family peptidase produces MIRALLLATTLLVAAPAAAQELAPDAAALKAHVQFLSADAMRGRDVGSPEIAIAEQYVAAQMLAAGLKPGGPNGSWLQPVPLVSYKSADHGSFTVRRGATVVPLEWGTDYFARANPHIARVAVSAPVVFVGYGVVDKISGYDDYKGLDVKGKIVAMLRDAPQSLSGDARAHLSQPDVQARTAAERGAAGVILIEGNARHALFPFAATKPYWNSPAMTWSDDANTAATAPAFAYLGFDGAAKLFEGSKYKWADILAADKAGKKLPHGALGVTVEATANTEIQKVAGNNVVGVLEGTDLKDQYVVLSAHLDHVGVGKPDATGDTIYNGAMDNAVGTASMLEVARRFQGGARPRRSILFVAVTAEEKGLVGSEYFAARPTVSADKIVADVNLDMPILTFAFEDVVAIGADHSSVGTIVAQAAAAEGVKVVPDPLPEENFFVRSDHYSFVKAGIPAVSLDVGPGGPGGAAIKEFLDKHYHRPSDEIGLIDWTQGLRFVKLNHAIASALANADARPTWNKGDFFGLTFKGPMAK; encoded by the coding sequence GTGATCCGCGCGCTGCTCCTCGCAACCACGCTTCTCGTCGCGGCTCCGGCCGCTGCGCAGGAGCTCGCTCCCGACGCCGCGGCGCTCAAGGCGCACGTCCAGTTCCTTTCGGCGGACGCGATGCGCGGCCGCGATGTCGGCTCGCCCGAAATCGCCATCGCCGAGCAATATGTCGCGGCGCAGATGCTCGCCGCCGGGCTCAAGCCCGGGGGGCCGAACGGCAGCTGGCTCCAGCCGGTGCCGCTCGTCAGCTACAAGAGCGCCGATCATGGCAGCTTCACCGTCAGGCGCGGCGCTACCGTGGTGCCGTTGGAATGGGGCACGGATTATTTCGCGCGCGCCAACCCGCATATCGCCAGGGTCGCGGTGTCCGCTCCCGTCGTCTTCGTCGGCTATGGCGTCGTCGACAAGATCAGCGGCTATGACGATTACAAGGGTCTCGACGTCAAGGGGAAGATCGTCGCGATGCTCCGCGATGCGCCCCAGAGCCTGAGCGGCGACGCCCGCGCGCATCTCAGCCAGCCCGACGTCCAGGCGCGCACCGCCGCCGAGCGTGGCGCCGCCGGCGTGATCCTGATCGAGGGCAATGCCCGCCACGCGCTGTTCCCGTTCGCGGCGACCAAACCCTATTGGAACAGCCCGGCGATGACCTGGTCCGACGATGCCAACACCGCCGCCACCGCGCCCGCCTTCGCCTATCTGGGCTTCGACGGTGCCGCCAAGCTGTTCGAGGGCAGCAAGTATAAATGGGCGGACATCCTCGCCGCCGACAAGGCCGGCAAGAAGCTTCCCCATGGCGCGCTCGGCGTCACTGTCGAGGCGACCGCCAACACCGAGATCCAGAAGGTCGCCGGCAACAATGTCGTCGGCGTGCTCGAAGGCACCGACCTCAAGGATCAATATGTCGTCCTCTCGGCGCATCTCGATCATGTCGGTGTCGGCAAGCCCGATGCGACGGGTGACACCATCTATAATGGCGCGATGGACAATGCCGTCGGCACCGCCTCGATGCTCGAAGTCGCCAGACGCTTCCAGGGCGGTGCCAGGCCGCGCCGCTCGATCCTGTTCGTCGCGGTGACCGCCGAGGAAAAGGGGCTGGTCGGCTCCGAATATTTCGCGGCGCGCCCCACGGTTTCGGCGGACAAGATCGTCGCCGACGTCAATCTCGACATGCCGATCCTCACCTTCGCGTTCGAGGATGTCGTCGCGATCGGCGCCGATCACAGCTCGGTCGGCACCATCGTCGCCCAGGCCGCCGCCGCCGAAGGCGTCAAGGTCGTTCCCGATCCGCTGCCGGAGGAGAATTTCTTCGTCCGCTCGGATCACTACAGCTTCGTGAAAGCCGGCATCCCGGCCGTCTCGCTCGATGTCGGGCCCGGCGGGCCGGGTGGTGCGGCGATCAAGGAATTCCTCGACAAGCATTATCATCGGCCCTCGGACGAGATCGGCCTGATCGACTGGACACAGGGGTTGCGCTTCGTGAAGCTCAACCATGCGATCGCCAGCGCGCTCGCCAATGCCGATGCGCGCCCGACCTGGAACAAGGGCGATTTCTTCGGCCTGACCTTCAAGGGGCCGATGGCGAAGTGA
- a CDS encoding M28 family peptidase — translation MRKSFRILLPFLLLAAPAAAQEMPADQAALKSHVQFLASDALRGREAGTPDFDVAAEYMAAQMMARGLKPGAEGGWFQPVKLTTYKPSEKAKWTLTRGGTAIPLQFGIDFINTTASAAPSFTVEGGIVFAGYGVVYSQGGIDDYKGLDVRGKIVALFPGTPRGLPSEVAAHFGDDDQKARLAQARGAKAVLIVESPSRRAQFPFEAVVPYWDYERSGWAGPDGKPNTPAPGAPIVGYIGPAGAEKLFAGSRVKWNDLAAAERKGGKLPTGPLIGTLAASTKVSLRTAASRNVVGLLEGSDPVLRHEYIVLSAHLDHVGVGDAVHGDRIYNGAMDNAVGNSIMLEVARAFERSGKRPRRSILFVSLTAEESGLIGSDYFTHFPVVPKGRIVADINMDMPILTYPLEDIVVLGGERSSLGPVIAKAAADEGLKVVPDPSPEEMFFVRSDHYSFVKAGIPAVSIDTGPGGAGAEAQKKFLAENYHKPSDQIDLPFDWASVAKFARLNYAVARALADADQRPRWNKGDFFGVTFDGYGAK, via the coding sequence GTGAGAAAATCCTTCCGGATCCTCCTGCCGTTCCTGCTTCTCGCCGCGCCCGCCGCGGCGCAGGAGATGCCGGCGGATCAGGCCGCGCTCAAGTCGCACGTCCAATTCCTCGCGTCCGATGCCCTGCGCGGACGCGAGGCTGGCACGCCCGATTTCGATGTCGCCGCCGAATATATGGCGGCGCAGATGATGGCGCGGGGCCTCAAGCCCGGCGCCGAAGGCGGCTGGTTCCAGCCGGTCAAGCTCACCACCTACAAGCCCTCCGAAAAGGCGAAGTGGACGCTGACGCGCGGCGGCACCGCGATTCCGCTCCAGTTCGGCATCGATTTCATCAACACCACCGCCAGTGCCGCGCCCAGCTTCACGGTGGAGGGCGGCATCGTCTTCGCCGGCTATGGCGTGGTCTACTCGCAGGGCGGGATCGACGACTACAAGGGCCTCGACGTTCGCGGCAAGATCGTCGCCCTGTTCCCTGGCACGCCGCGGGGCCTGCCGAGCGAAGTCGCCGCTCATTTCGGCGACGACGACCAGAAGGCGCGGCTGGCGCAAGCGCGCGGCGCCAAGGCGGTGCTGATCGTCGAATCCCCCAGCCGGCGCGCGCAATTCCCGTTCGAGGCGGTGGTGCCCTATTGGGATTATGAGCGCAGCGGCTGGGCGGGCCCCGACGGCAAGCCCAACACGCCTGCGCCCGGCGCGCCGATCGTCGGCTATATCGGCCCGGCCGGCGCCGAGAAATTGTTCGCCGGCAGCCGCGTCAAGTGGAACGACCTCGCCGCCGCCGAGCGCAAGGGCGGCAAGCTGCCGACCGGCCCGTTGATCGGCACGCTAGCGGCTTCGACCAAGGTGTCGCTGCGCACCGCCGCCAGCAGGAATGTCGTCGGCCTGCTCGAAGGCTCGGATCCGGTTCTCAGACACGAATATATCGTCCTCTCCGCGCATCTCGATCATGTCGGCGTCGGCGACGCGGTTCATGGCGACCGCATCTATAATGGCGCGATGGACAATGCCGTCGGCAATTCGATCATGCTCGAAGTCGCCCGCGCCTTCGAACGCTCGGGCAAGCGCCCGCGCCGCTCGATCCTGTTCGTGTCGCTGACCGCCGAGGAAAGCGGCCTGATCGGCTCGGACTATTTCACGCATTTCCCGGTGGTGCCCAAGGGCAGGATCGTCGCCGACATCAACATGGACATGCCGATCCTGACCTATCCGCTCGAGGATATCGTCGTGCTCGGCGGCGAGCGCTCGAGCCTCGGCCCGGTGATCGCGAAGGCGGCGGCGGACGAGGGGCTCAAGGTCGTCCCCGATCCGAGCCCCGAGGAAATGTTCTTCGTCCGCTCGGACCATTACAGCTTCGTCAAGGCCGGCATCCCCGCCGTCTCGATCGACACCGGCCCCGGCGGCGCGGGCGCGGAGGCGCAGAAGAAGTTCCTCGCCGAGAATTACCACAAGCCCTCGGACCAGATCGACTTGCCGTTCGACTGGGCCTCGGTCGCCAAATTCGCGCGCCTCAACTACGCCGTCGCCCGCGCGCTCGCCGACGCCGATCAGCGCCCGCGCTGGAACAAGGGCGATTTCTTCGGTGTCACGTTCGACGGATATGGGGCGAAGTGA
- a CDS encoding NAD(P)-dependent oxidoreductase, whose product MRLLIFGPGYTASRLIARLAGARIATVTRETLADTARTAFEIAHATHILSSVPPGEADPVLAAYAPRLAEADAWLGYLSSTGVYGDTQGAWVDESAPTGTGRRSARAEADAAWLALGAHVFRLPGIYGPGRSALDKISAVRVHAPGQVFSRIHVDDIVSGVIHGFDAPAGAYNLADDMPAPQSEVIAYACALRGIAPPPLVPLEDASLGPQARAFYSENRRVANGKAKRILGWRPRYANYRLGLRALSAITSPAITSPAPPPASHDQR is encoded by the coding sequence GTGCGCCTCCTGATCTTCGGCCCCGGCTACACCGCCTCGCGCCTGATCGCGCGGCTGGCCGGCGCCCGTATCGCCACCGTCACCCGCGAGACCCTCGCCGACACGGCGCGCACCGCGTTCGAGATCGCCCACGCCACCCACATCCTCTCCTCGGTTCCGCCCGGGGAGGCCGATCCTGTCCTCGCCGCCTACGCCCCCCGGCTCGCCGAAGCCGATGCCTGGCTCGGTTACCTATCCTCGACCGGCGTCTATGGCGACACGCAAGGCGCCTGGGTCGATGAGTCCGCGCCCACCGGAACCGGCCGCCGCTCCGCCCGCGCCGAGGCCGATGCCGCATGGCTCGCGCTCGGCGCCCACGTCTTCCGCCTGCCCGGCATTTACGGCCCCGGCCGTTCGGCGCTCGACAAGATCTCCGCCGTCCGCGTCCATGCGCCCGGGCAGGTGTTCAGCCGCATCCATGTCGATGACATCGTCTCGGGCGTGATCCATGGTTTCGATGCTCCGGCCGGTGCGTATAACCTCGCCGACGACATGCCGGCTCCGCAAAGCGAGGTGATCGCCTATGCCTGCGCCCTGCGCGGCATCGCGCCGCCGCCGCTGGTGCCGTTGGAAGATGCCAGCCTCGGCCCGCAGGCGCGCGCTTTCTATTCGGAGAATCGCCGCGTCGCCAACGGCAAGGCCAAACGCATTCTCGGCTGGCGCCCGCGCTATGCGAACTACCGGTTGGGCCTGCGCGCCCTCAGCGCGATCACCAGCCCCGCCATCACCAGCCCCGCGCCGCCGCCTGCCAGCCACGACCAGCGATAG
- a CDS encoding EamA family transporter, whose product MEQPQSTRLAVLIPFAVVTLIWGSTWLVIKDQLASVPPSWSVAYRFAIGGVAMLVWAAMRKERLWLDARGMGFAALLGFMQFVLNFNLVYRAEQHITSGVVAVVFALLLVPNAILARIFLGQKMGGQLLAGSAVAVAGVALLFVHEARLSPAGASETLIGIGLSLTAVLCASLANVMQATETSKSYPMANIIGWAMLTGALVNAGFALATVGGPVMDMRPSYLAGLLYLGVLGSAFAFSLYFRLIQTIGPAKAAYTSVLIPVIAMLLSTLFEGYRWSWLAGGGAGLVMAGLVIALRARRPNR is encoded by the coding sequence ATGGAACAGCCCCAATCCACCCGCCTCGCGGTGCTGATCCCGTTCGCGGTCGTCACGCTGATCTGGGGCTCGACCTGGCTGGTGATCAAGGATCAGCTGGCGAGCGTGCCGCCGAGCTGGTCGGTCGCGTACCGCTTCGCGATCGGCGGGGTGGCGATGCTGGTCTGGGCGGCGATGCGCAAGGAGCGGCTGTGGCTCGATGCGCGCGGCATGGGCTTCGCCGCGCTGCTTGGCTTCATGCAGTTCGTGCTCAACTTCAACCTCGTCTACCGCGCCGAGCAGCACATCACCTCGGGCGTGGTGGCGGTGGTGTTCGCGCTGCTGCTGGTGCCCAACGCGATCCTCGCGCGCATCTTTCTCGGCCAGAAGATGGGCGGGCAATTGCTGGCCGGATCGGCGGTCGCGGTGGCCGGCGTGGCGCTGCTGTTCGTCCATGAGGCGCGGCTGAGCCCGGCGGGCGCCAGCGAAACACTGATCGGGATCGGCTTGTCGCTGACCGCGGTGCTGTGCGCGTCCCTCGCCAATGTGATGCAGGCGACCGAGACTTCGAAATCCTATCCGATGGCGAACATCATCGGCTGGGCGATGCTGACCGGCGCGCTGGTCAATGCAGGGTTCGCGCTGGCGACGGTCGGTGGCCCGGTGATGGACATGCGGCCGAGCTATCTGGCCGGCCTGCTCTATCTCGGCGTGCTCGGATCGGCGTTCGCGTTCAGCCTCTATTTCCGGCTGATCCAGACGATCGGGCCGGCCAAGGCGGCCTATACCAGCGTATTGATCCCGGTGATCGCGATGCTGCTGTCGACGCTGTTCGAGGGCTATCGCTGGTCGTGGCTGGCAGGCGGCGGCGCGGGGCTGGTGATGGCGGGGCTGGTGATCGCGCTGAGGGCGCGCAGGCCCAACCGGTAG
- a CDS encoding beta-eliminating lyase-related protein, whose protein sequence is MRFFSDNAAAVCPQVLAALSEVNVLDTAYDGDRWSQQLDGRFSDLFGTRVKALWVATGTAANSLALAALCPPHGGVVCHKEAHINVDECGAPEFYTHGAKLLAVDGPGAKLTPEAILRAVGGIRDDVHQVQPHCISITNATEYGLAYSPREVAAIGALARERGLGLHMDGARFANAVAHLGCAPADVTWKAGVDVLSFGFVKNGGMSAEALIFFKPELADATLYRRKRAGLLSSKGRYSAAQILAMLDNDLWLANARAANAGARMLAEAAGHRLVHPVEANEVFLRVSAEEAARLRALGFDFYDWGVGEARLVVSWDQAEDAIRPLADAIAAL, encoded by the coding sequence ATGCGCTTCTTCTCCGACAATGCCGCCGCGGTCTGCCCGCAGGTCCTTGCCGCGCTGAGCGAGGTCAATGTCCTCGACACCGCCTATGACGGCGACCGCTGGTCGCAGCAGCTCGACGGGCGCTTCTCGGACCTGTTCGGCACGCGGGTGAAGGCATTGTGGGTGGCGACGGGGACGGCGGCGAACAGCCTCGCGCTCGCCGCGCTCTGCCCGCCGCATGGCGGCGTGGTCTGCCACAAGGAAGCGCATATCAATGTCGATGAATGCGGCGCCCCCGAATTCTATACCCATGGCGCCAAGCTGCTGGCGGTCGATGGGCCGGGCGCGAAGCTGACGCCCGAGGCGATCCTGCGCGCGGTCGGCGGCATCCGCGACGATGTCCATCAGGTCCAGCCGCACTGCATCTCGATCACCAACGCCACCGAATACGGGCTGGCCTATTCGCCGCGGGAAGTCGCCGCGATCGGCGCACTGGCCCGGGAGCGCGGGCTGGGGCTGCACATGGATGGCGCCCGCTTCGCCAATGCGGTGGCGCATCTCGGCTGCGCGCCCGCCGATGTGACGTGGAAGGCGGGCGTCGATGTGCTGAGCTTCGGCTTCGTCAAGAATGGCGGGATGAGCGCCGAGGCGCTGATCTTCTTCAAGCCCGAACTCGCCGATGCGACGCTGTACCGGCGCAAGCGCGCCGGGCTGCTTTCGTCGAAGGGACGCTATTCGGCGGCGCAGATCCTGGCGATGCTCGACAACGACCTGTGGCTGGCCAATGCCCGCGCCGCCAATGCCGGGGCGCGGATGCTGGCCGAGGCGGCGGGGCATCGGCTGGTCCATCCGGTCGAGGCGAATGAGGTGTTCTTGCGGGTGTCGGCGGAGGAGGCCGCGCGCCTGCGCGCGCTCGGGTTCGATTTCTACGACTGGGGCGTGGGCGAAGCGCGGCTGGTGGTGAGCTGGGATCAGGCCGAGGACGCGATCCGGCCGCTGGCCGATGCGATTGCCGCGTTGTGA
- a CDS encoding PBP1A family penicillin-binding protein translates to MAREPSPNEVRFPLRRQADAEPEPVAPAPKPEVKSWRPRASRPEPLELSGGMPPPDAGNPAGETIFERARRTILPPARPPAPPPPPPPNYGEAALAGGYSTNLPVAYKKRSWKWLTRGIAALVVLFIAAVAWLALTAPLSKSLQPPVPPSITLLSAEGKEIARRGAVISDPVDAAKLPKHVRDAFIAIEDRRFYSHMGVDPRGIMRAFVHNITSDDRSQGGSTITQQLAKNAFLSSDRTAARKFQEVLIAFWLEGWLSKDEILSRYLSNVYFGDNVYGLNAAAQHYFSCDAEELTVSQATMLAGLVQAPSRLAPTGNLKGARDRQKLVIGAMVAAGLLSKEEGAAVRPAVLKVGKTRDLPNGTYFADWVLPQARDRAGEVATEQTVRTTLEVSAQQAAERAVRNAGLSKAQIAIVSMHRDGRVIAMVGGKNYAASPFNRATQARRQPGSTFKLFVYLAALRAGMTPDSVVDDSPVQIGDWKPENSDRRYAGRISLRQAFAKSSNVVAARLTHQLGIGAVTQAARDLGISTPIGNDASVGLGTSTVSLLELTAAYAAVANGSYPVPPQGLSDDEAASDWLARRLGAPQKFSNRQLDQLRELLATVVESGTGRGAALPIPTFGKTGTTQDNRDALFIGYAGDIVTGVWLGNDDNSPNPGLSGSGLPARIWRDFMTRALDLRIPTPEPTTEPENFTINLEDVVNGVGQFIEGGGIRTDVIGPDGEEPLGPDDPRLPPERFPDRQRGPDRDRFPDRDRAPQFEPRGERR, encoded by the coding sequence ATGGCGCGCGAACCGAGCCCCAACGAAGTGCGCTTCCCGCTCAGGCGTCAGGCCGACGCCGAGCCCGAACCGGTTGCGCCCGCGCCGAAGCCCGAGGTGAAATCGTGGAGGCCGCGCGCGTCCAGGCCCGAGCCGCTCGAGCTGAGCGGGGGGATGCCGCCGCCTGACGCCGGCAATCCGGCAGGCGAGACGATCTTCGAGCGGGCGCGCCGGACGATATTGCCGCCCGCGCGCCCCCCCGCCCCACCGCCGCCGCCCCCCCCCAATTATGGCGAGGCGGCGCTGGCCGGCGGCTATTCGACCAATCTGCCGGTCGCGTACAAGAAGCGCTCGTGGAAATGGCTGACGCGCGGCATCGCCGCGCTGGTGGTGCTGTTCATCGCCGCGGTGGCATGGCTTGCGCTGACCGCGCCGCTTTCCAAATCGCTGCAGCCGCCGGTGCCGCCGTCGATCACCCTGCTGTCGGCCGAGGGCAAGGAGATCGCCCGACGCGGCGCGGTGATCTCCGATCCGGTCGATGCGGCGAAGCTGCCCAAGCATGTCCGCGACGCCTTCATCGCCATCGAGGACCGGCGCTTCTACAGCCATATGGGCGTCGATCCGCGCGGAATCATGCGGGCGTTCGTCCACAACATCACCAGCGACGACCGCTCGCAGGGCGGCAGCACAATCACCCAGCAGCTGGCCAAGAACGCGTTCCTGAGCTCGGACCGGACCGCGGCGCGCAAGTTCCAGGAAGTGCTGATCGCGTTCTGGCTGGAGGGATGGCTGAGCAAGGACGAGATCCTGTCGCGCTACCTCTCCAACGTCTATTTCGGCGACAACGTCTATGGGTTGAATGCCGCCGCGCAGCATTATTTCAGCTGCGACGCCGAGGAGTTGACGGTCAGCCAGGCGACGATGCTGGCCGGGCTGGTACAGGCGCCGAGCCGGCTGGCGCCGACCGGCAATCTCAAGGGCGCGCGCGATCGCCAGAAGCTGGTGATCGGGGCGATGGTCGCGGCGGGATTGCTGAGCAAGGAAGAGGGCGCGGCGGTGCGCCCGGCGGTGCTCAAGGTCGGCAAGACCCGCGACCTGCCGAACGGCACCTATTTCGCCGATTGGGTGCTGCCCCAGGCGCGCGACCGCGCCGGCGAAGTCGCGACCGAACAGACGGTGCGGACCACGCTGGAGGTGTCGGCACAACAGGCGGCCGAGCGCGCGGTGCGCAATGCGGGGCTCAGCAAGGCGCAGATCGCGATCGTCTCGATGCACCGCGACGGGCGGGTGATCGCGATGGTCGGCGGCAAGAACTACGCCGCCAGCCCGTTCAACCGCGCCACCCAGGCGCGGCGCCAGCCGGGATCGACCTTCAAGCTTTTCGTCTATCTCGCCGCCCTGCGCGCGGGGATGACGCCCGACAGCGTCGTCGACGATTCGCCGGTGCAGATCGGCGACTGGAAGCCCGAGAATAGCGACCGCCGCTATGCCGGACGGATTTCGCTCAGGCAGGCATTCGCCAAGTCGAGCAACGTCGTCGCGGCGCGGCTGACCCATCAGCTCGGCATCGGCGCGGTGACGCAGGCGGCGCGCGATCTCGGCATCTCGACGCCGATCGGCAATGACGCTTCGGTCGGCCTCGGCACCTCGACGGTATCGCTGCTCGAGCTGACCGCGGCCTATGCGGCGGTGGCCAATGGCTCCTACCCGGTGCCGCCGCAGGGGCTGTCCGACGACGAGGCGGCGAGCGACTGGCTGGCGCGGCGGCTGGGCGCGCCGCAGAAATTCTCGAACCGCCAGCTCGATCAACTCCGCGAACTGCTGGCGACGGTGGTCGAAAGCGGCACCGGACGCGGCGCGGCGCTGCCGATCCCGACCTTTGGCAAGACCGGCACGACGCAGGACAATCGCGACGCGCTGTTCATCGGCTATGCCGGCGACATCGTCACCGGCGTGTGGCTCGGCAATGACGATAATTCGCCCAATCCCGGCCTGTCGGGAAGCGGGCTGCCGGCGCGGATCTGGCGCGACTTCATGACCCGCGCGCTCGACCTGCGCATCCCGACGCCCGAGCCGACCACCGAACCCGAGAATTTCACGATCAACCTGGAGGATGTCGTCAACGGCGTCGGCCAGTTCATCGAGGGCGGCGGCATCCGCACCGACGTCATCGGGCCCGACGGCGAGGAGCCGCTCGGCCCCGACGACCCGCGCCTGCCCCCCGAACGCTTCCCGGACCGCCAGCGAGGGCCCGACCGCGACCGCTTCCCCGACCGCGACCGCGCGCCGCAATTCGAGCCGCGAGGCGAGCGGCGTTGA
- a CDS encoding HNH endonuclease, whose amino-acid sequence MYHPDLIRHPDGYPALVLNADYTPLSYYPLSVWPWQTAVKALFLDRVDVVSFHDREIRSPSATLKLPSVIALKQYVRPSQFPAFTRFNLFLRDKFACQYCGASRDLTFDHVLPRAQGGRTTWENIATACAPCNLKKGGRTPKQAGMPLHIEPIRPTSWQLQEHGRRFPPNHLHETWRDWLYWDVELEA is encoded by the coding sequence ATGTATCATCCCGATCTGATCCGCCATCCCGATGGTTACCCTGCGCTCGTCCTCAACGCCGATTATACCCCCTTAAGCTATTATCCGCTCTCGGTATGGCCGTGGCAGACGGCAGTGAAGGCGCTGTTCCTCGACCGGGTCGATGTCGTCAGCTTCCATGACCGCGAGATCCGAAGTCCCAGCGCGACGCTGAAGCTGCCTTCGGTGATCGCGCTCAAGCAATATGTCCGCCCCTCGCAATTTCCCGCATTCACCCGGTTCAACCTGTTCCTGCGCGACAAGTTCGCCTGCCAATATTGCGGCGCTTCGCGCGACCTGACCTTCGATCATGTCTTGCCGCGCGCGCAGGGCGGGCGCACCACCTGGGAAAACATCGCCACCGCCTGTGCGCCGTGCAATTTGAAGAAGGGCGGGCGCACCCCCAAACAGGCCGGGATGCCGCTGCATATCGAGCCGATCCGGCCGACCAGCTGGCAGCTCCAGGAACATGGCCGGCGCTTCCCGCCCAACCACCTCCACGAGACATGGCGCGACTGGCTGTATTGGGATGTCGAGCTCGAGGCTTGA
- the gluQRS gene encoding tRNA glutamyl-Q(34) synthetase GluQRS: MTVHTRFAPSPTGKLHLGHAWSAIQAHDFARAHGGRFSLRIEDIDGTRSRPEHVASILADLEWLGLGWDGEVTFQSERLPRYQDALDRLKAWGLLYPCFCTRADIAASLTAPHGPEGAVYPGTCRRLAAPDLSRPHCWRLDVAAALHQARHPGESRGPESQAAPIVTLGPGFRRDDKEGSLVFHDHGTPIAANPAAQGDIVLARKDAPASYHLAVTIDDAAQAITHVIRGVDLFEATHIHRLLQALLDLPTPEYRHHPLLTGPDGTRLAKRHNAPTLEAMRRAGADGRALADGLRNGQLPVGIATAKA, translated from the coding sequence ATGACTGTCCACACCCGATTCGCCCCCAGCCCCACCGGCAAGCTCCATCTCGGCCATGCCTGGTCGGCGATCCAGGCGCATGATTTCGCGCGCGCGCATGGGGGCCGTTTCTCGCTGCGCATCGAGGATATCGATGGCACGCGCAGCCGCCCCGAACATGTCGCGTCGATCCTCGCCGATCTCGAATGGCTGGGGCTGGGATGGGACGGCGAAGTCACCTTCCAGTCCGAACGCCTGCCGCGCTATCAGGACGCGCTCGACCGGCTGAAGGCGTGGGGCCTGCTCTATCCCTGTTTCTGCACCCGCGCCGATATCGCCGCGAGCCTGACCGCCCCGCACGGACCCGAAGGCGCGGTCTATCCCGGCACCTGCCGCAGGCTGGCGGCTCCGGACCTGTCCAGGCCACATTGCTGGCGGCTGGATGTGGCGGCAGCGCTTCACCAAGCTCGTCACCCCGGCGAAAGCCGGGGCCCAGAGTCACAAGCAGCGCCCATCGTTACCCTGGGTCCCGGCTTTCGCCGGGATGACAAAGAGGGCTCGCTCGTCTTCCACGACCACGGCACGCCCATCGCCGCCAACCCGGCCGCCCAAGGCGACATCGTCCTCGCCCGCAAGGACGCTCCCGCCTCGTACCACCTCGCCGTCACCATCGACGATGCCGCGCAAGCCATCACCCATGTCATCCGCGGCGTGGACCTGTTCGAAGCCACCCATATCCACCGGCTGCTGCAGGCGCTGCTCGATCTCCCCACCCCCGAATACCGCCACCACCCGCTGCTCACCGGCCCCGACGGCACCCGACTCGCCAAGCGCCACAATGCCCCGACGCTGGAGGCGATGCGCCGCGCCGGCGCCGATGGCCGCGCGCTCGCCGATGGGCTCCGCAACGGTCAGCTCCCGGTTGGAATCGCCACGGCAAAGGCGTAA
- a CDS encoding HIG1 domain-containing protein, with translation MKLFLAFVLLALVISVGVVLIRGLVNMAGTTTADLEGEGPSQRALKSNKLMMQRILLQGLAILVIFILLKSAG, from the coding sequence ATGAAGCTCTTCCTCGCCTTCGTGCTGCTCGCATTGGTCATCTCGGTCGGGGTCGTGCTGATCCGCGGCCTCGTCAACATGGCCGGGACCACCACCGCCGACCTCGAGGGCGAAGGCCCCAGCCAGCGCGCGCTCAAGTCGAACAAGCTGATGATGCAGCGCATCCTGCTGCAGGGCCTGGCGATCCTCGTGATCTTCATCCTGCTTAAATCGGCGGGCTGA
- a CDS encoding glutathione S-transferase family protein codes for MTITITGFANSPDKGKGLARDMRVRWALEEAGLDYQVHGLSFAEMKEPAHLARQPFGQIPTYTEGDLTLFETGAIVLHIAENHPGLFPEDSSARARAIAWMFAAASDIEPLITDRDVAVFFEKDKAWQAERLATVYDRIRRRLKMLSDQLGENDWLDGAFSAGDLMMADVLRRLVSSGVIDEFPALAAYVARAEARPAFQRAYAAQKAAFEAGQATG; via the coding sequence ATGACGATCACCATCACCGGATTTGCGAACTCGCCCGACAAGGGCAAGGGGCTGGCGCGCGACATGCGGGTGCGCTGGGCGCTCGAAGAGGCCGGGCTGGACTATCAGGTCCATGGGCTGAGCTTTGCCGAGATGAAGGAGCCGGCGCATCTGGCGCGGCAGCCGTTCGGGCAGATCCCGACCTATACGGAAGGCGATCTGACTCTGTTCGAGACCGGGGCGATCGTGTTGCATATCGCCGAGAACCACCCGGGACTGTTTCCCGAAGACAGCAGTGCGCGGGCGCGGGCGATCGCGTGGATGTTCGCGGCGGCGAGCGACATCGAGCCGCTGATCACCGATCGCGATGTCGCGGTGTTCTTCGAAAAGGACAAAGCGTGGCAGGCCGAGCGGCTGGCGACGGTCTATGACCGGATTCGCCGACGGCTGAAGATGCTGTCGGACCAGCTTGGCGAGAATGACTGGCTCGATGGCGCGTTCAGCGCCGGCGATCTGATGATGGCCGATGTGCTGCGGCGGCTGGTCAGCTCGGGCGTGATCGACGAGTTTCCGGCGCTCGCCGCCTATGTGGCGCGGGCCGAGGCACGGCCGGCGTTCCAGCGCGCCTATGCGGCGCAGAAGGCGGCATTCGAGGCGGGGCAGGCGACCGGTTGA